A DNA window from Labrus mixtus chromosome 4, fLabMix1.1, whole genome shotgun sequence contains the following coding sequences:
- the endouc gene encoding uridylate-specific endoribonuclease C gives MAARFCGVVFFLTLFPTGLNAARPAVNLELSTLFNELWTLDVNRMTPAVDYTISTQGRAGFVNQGNHVVQDHASLPLFSSVNETKLNNINTFSRFTKLLDNYEHSTGTAEHVTAEERTEINLFLDAVLETEVMKRAQRYLVSKGKSSSILRIFKSQLHLIWFQLYRRQRNANLDSSGFEHVFVGETKSGTEIVGFHNWVQFYLQEKNSNLDYKGYKARDHDLPDQDDHVLNLQFSWHGLVKPVGSAFIGTSPEFEMAIFTVVFLMNTERSTTVLVNIDQCQIELVVIRHGRSLGTAYPKLQSSNSRHIRQDSH, from the exons ATGGCTGCacg GTTCTGTGGAGTTGTTTTCTTCCTTACATTGTTCCCCACTGGACTAAATGCAGCAAG ACCAGCTGTAAACCTGGAACTTTCCACTCTTTTTAACGAGCTGTGGACGCTGGATGTGAACAGAATGACACCTGCTGTTGACTACACAATCTCTACTCAG GGTCGAGCAGGTTTTGTAAACCAGGGCAACCATGTTGTTCAGGATCACGCCTCACTGCCTCTGTTCTCCAGCGTTAATGAAACCAAACTGAACAACATAAACACTTTCTCca GGTTCACAAAACTTCTGGACAACTATGAGCACTCCACTGGCACGGCTGAACATGTTACAGCTGAGGAGCGGACTGAGATTAATCTCTTCCTGGATGCCGTCTTAGAGACAGAAGTCATGAAG CGTGCTCAGAGGTACCTGGTGAGCAAAGGAAAGTCCAGCTCCATCCTGAGGATTTTTAAGAGTCAGCTGCACCTGATCTGGTTCCAGCTCTACCGCAGACAGAGAAACGCAAA CCTGGACTCCAGTGGATTTGAGCATGTCTTTGTCGGAGAGACAAAATCTGGAACAGAAATTGTTGGTTTTCACAACTGGGTCCAGTTCTacctgcaagaaaaaaacagcaacttgGACTACAAGGGATACAAGGCCAGGGATCATGACTTA CCCGATCAAGACGACCACGTCCTGAACCTCCAGTTCAGCTGGCACGGTTTGGTGAAGCCCGTTGGCAGCGCCTTTATCGGGACGAGCCCTGAGTTCGAAATGGCCATCTTCACCGTCGTCTTCCTCATGAACACAGAGAGGAGCACCACCGTGCTGGTCAACATCGACCAGTGTCAGATTGAGCTTGTGGTCATCAGACATGGACGCTCCCTTGGGACGGCATACCCCAAACTGCAAAGCAGCAACAGCCGGCATATTAGACAGGACTCACACTGA